TGCAGGATTTATGCATATCCCATGTCTACCATCGCAAGCGGCACAGCTGCAAAAGGCGAGAAAAGGAAAGATACCCAGCATGAACCTAGACACAACGACCAAGGCGGTTGAAATCGCGATCAAGGCAACACTCGGAAACGTGAAAAAATAGTTGCAGGTACTGTTCGCCCTTCGCTGTCTTGCCTTCTTGGAACTTGAGACCAGCTAAGTTTGTGTACGCGTCCTTATGATTGCTGTAAGAATATTTTGTTGAGGACTCTGTCGATCTTTATTTTGTGGGTTTGAAGCGCCAGTTCCTTTGGATCTATTCCCAACGCTAAGGCTAGGAGTTCTGAATAATGCAACACTGGTATATCGTAGTTTTCGTTGAACTTCGCCCTCACTTGTATCTGTCCTATGTCTAGTGCAACGAAGCAGAAGGGGCAGAGAGTTGCAATGCAGTCTGCATCTGCCTTAGACGTGTTTGCAAGTTTTTCTCTGGCAAGTTCAAGGGCAAGCTCGTCAGAAGAGCCTCTCAAAAGCCCACCACAACACTTCAACTTATTTCTATATTCAACACTTTCCGCACCCAATGTCTCAATCAAGTTTTCAAGAATACGTGGGCGTTCCGGGTCGTCGAGTTTCAGAAGCTCGCTTGGTCTAAGCGCATGGCAACCATAGAACGCCGCCACTTTTAGACTGCTTAAGGGCTTGGAGACGCTTTGCTTGAGACGCTCTAGTCCTACATCATCTATCAAGACTTGGAGGAAGTGTTTAACCTCTTTGCTGCCCTGAAACTCCTTCCCTGCCTGAGACAAAATCTTGTTTATCTTTGCCTTCAATTCTTCGTCAGCCTTCAGCATGGCGTTTGTCATGGCAAGAGATTCAAAACAGCCACTGCACAGTGTAAGCAAGTTTAGGTCAGCTTCTTCGGCTAAGCAAATGTTGTACGCGGCTATGGCTAGGCTTGTTTCAAAATCTATAGACTGCACTGGTGGAGGGGCGCAGCATGTCATGTTGGCTAAGTCGACAAGTTCGATTCCAAGTTTTGTTAGAGTCTTTCTTGCTGATAGTTCATAGTTTGGCTGACGAGCAGGTATAGTGCAGCCTAAGAATAGAGCGTAGCTTGTCATGATGATTCCTCCTTCTTCTTTTGCATCTTACTAAATCCTGTAGCAGAAAGAATCTTTCTCAGTGGTTCCACACCCGTTGGTTGAAGAGGGGGTAAGCCAAGGGTGGGTCTTTTGTTTTCGGCGAATTTGGAAACTTTGACTATGCGACCGTCGTTTATGATGGCGGATGCAAATTGATAATAGATGTTTGGAATGTAACCTTTCTCGAAAGCGATGTTTCTCAGCGCGTAAATCACGTCAGCTATCTCAATCTTTTGAGGACACCGCTCTTGACAGTTGTAGCATGAACAGCAAAGCCATATAGAGTCACCTGAAAGAACCTCTTCCTCCGCTCCCAAGAGTGACAATTTAATGACCTCTCTAGGATTGAAATCTGGAGTGATTTTAGCCACTGGACAACTGCTGGCGCAGGTGCCACACTGGTAGCATAGGGTTATGGTTTCGCCGCCTAAGCGATCTGTAACTAAACTAGAGAACGCCGAGTTAGTTGCTTTTTTCTCTTTCACTTGTTCCATTCTAATTCACCTCGCCTTCCTGAGAACCTTCCATTAACTGCAGTGAACCCAACTTTGCCAACCTCTCAGTCATCATTCGCGCAGCCTCAGCGAACTTGTCACCTTCTATAAACACCATGTTGAACATCTCCAACCTCTCAGGCGCTATTCCATATTCCTTCAGCAACAACTTGGCGAGTTTCACCTTCTTTTCAGCCTTCTGAACACCTACTTCATAGTGGCAACCGTCACTTTTACAACCTACAATCATCACTCCCTGAGCACCCGCCTTGAAAGCCTCTAAGAATTGATGAATCTGTAGGATGCCCGTACAAGGAACCTTCATGATTCTCACGTTGGCTGGATATTGCATCATAGCCATACCTGAAGAATCTACGGCAGCGTGGCCACACTCTGAACAGCATAAAGCTAGAACCAAAGGCTTCGACGTTCCGTTTATGGACATGAGCGCCTCCATCTGAGCGCGCATCTGGCTTGGTCGTGAATGCCTAAGCTCAATAGCGTTAAGAGGACAAGTTCCCACGCAGATACCGCATCCTTCGCACAGGAGATCCGATATTTTAGCCACAAAGTGATCTTCAGTAGTCGGCACCAAAGTTATCGCGCCGTAAGGACACGTAACCGGACAGAACTCACAGTCACCGCAATACTCTTCGTTGACTACGGCGGTTTTCTGATCTTTAACTATCTTACCAGCGGTTAAGAACTTCGCAGCCTTTACTGCTGCTGAGTGAGCCTGCAGAGAAGTCGTCGGCGCGTCCTTCGGGAAGGTTGCTCCTCCGCAAAGGTACATCCCTCTCAACTTGGTCTCGGTCGGTCTTAACTTGGCATTGTATTCCTTAAAGAATCCGTCTTCATCCAACTCGATGCCCAGAATCTCAGCAAGCTCCTTGGTGCCTTCAGCTGGCACCATGGCAGGAGCCAACACAACCAAGTCAGCATCTAATTCGAGGAATCTGTGTAGAAGAGCGTCTTCCACGTCAACAATTAACCTATTAGTTTCCGGGTCACGTGAGATTTCAGTTGGTCTACCCTTGACGAATTTGATTCCCATCTCTCTGGCTCGTTCGTAGTAATATTCATGCTCCCTCCCAGTGGTTCTTACATCTATGTAGCACACGCTGATGTCAGCGTCAGGATAGGCTGATTTGATCAATGTAGCATGCTTTAGAGAGATCATGCAGCAGATGCTTGAGCAGTAGGGTTTGTAGCGCCTATCTCGCGAACCAACGCATTGGATAAAAACGATTTTCTTGGCAGGCTTGCAGTCTGAAGGCCTAATAATCACGCCGCCTGTGGGACCGAAACCGTCAATCATCCTAGCAAGCTCAAGATTTGTTATAACGTCTGGATAGTCGCCGTAATGATACTCCTTTATAACGCTGGAATCGAACTCCTCGAATCCAGTAGCGACTACAATGCTTCCCACAGTTAGAGTTATTTGCTCACTTTTCTGGTCCAATTC
This sequence is a window from Candidatus Bathyarchaeota archaeon. Protein-coding genes within it:
- a CDS encoding hydrogenase iron-sulfur subunit → MNEVKVGVFLADSGKQLSKILDFEAIIEYVKNVSNVVFVARGNEFWQGEGLRTIVDTVKDGKINRVVVAGTLPKLSEVKIAQAIENAGLNPYLMEFIDLKDHCAWPHRETPSEATEKAKAMLLGAIERSKLLEPLEKLEFPALKSTLVIGGGIAGMQTAVDLADLGFEVNLVEKAPFLGGLAARAGRFFPTDDCAICIQSPASDVKTITHTSRKCVYRSGFSEIPKLDILTNSKIVAVEGVSGNYKVTIEKKPRYVNEKCVRCDLCTTVCPIEVPDEYNAKLKTRNAIYMDIPNVHPPVYVIDDIVCKFHECARCVEVCPTKAIELDQKSEQITLTVGSIVVATGFEEFDSSVIKEYHYGDYPDVITNLELARMIDGFGPTGGVIIRPSDCKPAKKIVFIQCVGSRDRRYKPYCSSICCMISLKHATLIKSAYPDADISVCYIDVRTTGREHEYYYERAREMGIKFVKGRPTEISRDPETNRLIVDVEDALLHRFLELDADLVVLAPAMVPAEGTKELAEILGIELDEDGFFKEYNAKLRPTETKLRGMYLCGGATFPKDAPTTSLQAHSAAVKAAKFLTAGKIVKDQKTAVVNEEYCGDCEFCPVTCPYGAITLVPTTEDHFVAKISDLLCEGCGICVGTCPLNAIELRHSRPSQMRAQMEALMSINGTSKPLVLALCCSECGHAAVDSSGMAMMQYPANVRIMKVPCTGILQIHQFLEAFKAGAQGVMIVGCKSDGCHYEVGVQKAEKKVKLAKLLLKEYGIAPERLEMFNMVFIEGDKFAEAARMMTERLAKLGSLQLMEGSQEGEVN
- a CDS encoding CoB--CoM heterodisulfide reductase iron-sulfur subunit B family protein, encoding MTSYALFLGCTIPARQPNYELSARKTLTKLGIELVDLANMTCCAPPPVQSIDFETSLAIAAYNICLAEEADLNLLTLCSGCFESLAMTNAMLKADEELKAKINKILSQAGKEFQGSKEVKHFLQVLIDDVGLERLKQSVSKPLSSLKVAAFYGCHALRPSELLKLDDPERPRILENLIETLGAESVEYRNKLKCCGGLLRGSSDELALELAREKLANTSKADADCIATLCPFCFVALDIGQIQVRAKFNENYDIPVLHYSELLALALGIDPKELALQTHKIKIDRVLNKIFLQQS
- a CDS encoding 4Fe-4S dicluster domain-containing protein, with amino-acid sequence MEQVKEKKATNSAFSSLVTDRLGGETITLCYQCGTCASSCPVAKITPDFNPREVIKLSLLGAEEEVLSGDSIWLCCSCYNCQERCPQKIEIADVIYALRNIAFEKGYIPNIYYQFASAIINDGRIVKVSKFAENKRPTLGLPPLQPTGVEPLRKILSATGFSKMQKKKEESS